In Deltaproteobacteria bacterium, the following are encoded in one genomic region:
- a CDS encoding CoA-binding protein has translation MTWQENLLTRTDQVRELIEQTKRIAVLGIKTDAQADQPSVYVPQYMQRAGCEIIPVPVYYPEATEILGEKVYRKLTDIPGDIDMVDVFRRPPDIAGHIDDILAKQPKSVWFQSGIRNDNAAEIFAKAGIKVVQDR, from the coding sequence ATGACCTGGCAAGAAAATCTTCTGACTAGGACCGATCAAGTCCGCGAGCTGATCGAACAAACCAAACGCATCGCCGTGCTCGGCATCAAGACCGACGCCCAGGCCGATCAGCCGTCGGTTTACGTGCCGCAATACATGCAGCGCGCCGGCTGCGAAATTATTCCAGTGCCGGTTTACTACCCAGAGGCGACAGAAATTTTAGGAGAGAAAGTTTATCGCAAGCTGACCGACATCCCCGGCGACATCGACATGGTGGACGTCTTCCGCCGTCCGCCCGATATCGCCGGCCACATCGACGACATCTTAGCGAAGCAACCGAAGTCGGTTTGGTTTCAATCCGGCATCCGCAATGACAACGCCGCGGAAATCTTCGCCAAGGCAGGCATCAAAGTCGTCCAAGACCGATGA